GGAAGAGATGGACGAGGGCGCCGAGCCCGCGCCGCTGCACGCCGCCCCCGAACCCGAGCCTGAACCCGAAAGCTGGCCCGAGGAACCCGCCGCCACGCCGGTGCCGCGCCGCCCGGTGCGCGCCCGCGGGCTCGACCCCTCGGTCGCCGAGGTGCTGCGCCAGGAGGCCGAGCGCGAGGCGCGCCGACGCCACGATCCCGAGCCGCTGGAAAGCCAGCCCGAGCTTGGACTGGCCGAACCTTCCGCCGAGGATGCCGCCCACCGCGCCCGCGTCGCGCGCGACCACATGGCGCGCATCCGCGGCGACGCCCCGCTCTCCGATGCGCCCGAGGCCCGGCATGCGCCCGACGACTTCGGCGCGCCCGAGCCGGAACACCCGGCGATCCCGGTCTCGCGGCGCGACCTGCTGCCCGACATCGAGGAGATCAACCAGTCCCTGCGCGTCGCCCCGCCGCCGCGGCGGATGGAGACGCCGCAGGGCCGCGCGCTCGACGCCGAGGAAGAGGAGCAGCAGGGCAGCAACTTCGCCCGCGGCTTCGGCATGATGCTGATCCTCGCGGTGCTGGCGGTGCTGCTCTATGCCCTCGCCCCGGCGATCACCGCCGCGGTCCCGGCCATGGCGCCGCTGCTCGACCCCTACGTGGCGGTGGTGGACGGCATGCGGCTCTGGCTCGACGGCCAGCTCGCCGCGCTGCTGGGCTGACCGGAGCCCGCTTCCGGCGCATCACATCAGGACATGAAGGAGGGGGCCGCCGGCCCCCTCTGCTGTTCCGGCCCCGATTTTCCGGCCCTGCCCCTCTCAGCCGCGCCCCTTCCAGGGCACCAGCTTGCGCTCGGCGAGGCGCATCAGCATGTCGATGCCGAAGCCGATCACCCCGATGAGGATGATCCCCATGATCACGATGTCGGTCAGCTGGAACTTCGAGGCGACCATGAT
The Salipiger sp. H15 DNA segment above includes these coding regions:
- a CDS encoding zinc-ribbon domain-containing protein; protein product: MRLICPNCGAQYEVPVDAIPTGGRDVQCSSCGHTWFQLAALDRPVPQEDAEAAAETAPEDMRAPDDLWEEMDEGAEPAPLHAAPEPEPEPESWPEEPAATPVPRRPVRARGLDPSVAEVLRQEAEREARRRHDPEPLESQPELGLAEPSAEDAAHRARVARDHMARIRGDAPLSDAPEARHAPDDFGAPEPEHPAIPVSRRDLLPDIEEINQSLRVAPPPRRMETPQGRALDAEEEEQQGSNFARGFGMMLILAVLAVLLYALAPAITAAVPAMAPLLDPYVAVVDGMRLWLDGQLAALLG